A single region of the Fenollaria sporofastidiosus genome encodes:
- the ftsH gene encoding ATP-dependent zinc metalloprotease FtsH: MNNNRKNNKGKGPKKSLIFYYIAILIIAYLINTFFIRDMVAKPPVKKVTYDAFLKAIDVGVVDKVQKMGGNIVFQLKPDYIAVHDEKSGKYKFEKLETKNKAKDKTNETNKDKLENALRPQEEPVRVFITGEWDYAGLTEKLEAKGVHFGSEIIEKPSIFMSILGFLLPIVTFIIMALILSKILFKDMGGGLDKFGFGKSGAKVYVKGKQKKTFEDVAGQEEAKEMLLEIVDFLHYPERYAKIGANLPKGALLVGPPGTGKTLLAQAVAGEADVPFISISGSSFVEMFVGLAAKRVRDLFKEAQEKAPCIIFIDEIDAIGKSREASFSSNDEREQALNQLLTEMDGFDSKKGIVILAATNRPEVLDPALLRPGRFDRRIPVELPDLNGRIAVLKVHSKNIKMADDVDFKKIGLLTAGASGADLANIVNEAALRAVRNKRDYVIQEDLQESVEVVIVGYQRKTMIISKKEREMISYHEVGHAIVAAVQKKSAPVEKITIIPRTSGALGYTLQSDTEEKFLMDKEELFNMMVTASGGRAAEEIVFGEITTGASNDIEQITNIARNMVMRYGMSDDFPMMSLMSEGSRYLGGRGELTASEETFAKVDSIVKKLIADAYEKAKEILRENRTKLDSISKFLIEKETISGEEFMKIFNESDAKEAEENSDSEEPISTEENTNSDEPINTEEDTNSDEPINTEEKTKDDEASKTENIDDTNEEYKE; the protein is encoded by the coding sequence TTGAATAACAATAGAAAGAATAACAAGGGTAAGGGACCGAAGAAGTCCTTGATCTTTTACTATATAGCCATACTCATCATCGCATACTTAATCAACACATTCTTTATAAGGGACATGGTGGCGAAACCACCTGTTAAGAAGGTTACATACGATGCCTTCCTTAAAGCGATTGACGTAGGCGTTGTTGACAAGGTGCAAAAGATGGGAGGCAACATCGTCTTTCAGCTTAAGCCGGATTACATCGCCGTGCACGATGAGAAGAGCGGCAAGTATAAGTTTGAAAAACTTGAAACTAAAAACAAAGCTAAGGATAAAACAAACGAGACTAATAAGGACAAGCTTGAAAATGCACTTAGGCCGCAAGAGGAGCCTGTAAGGGTATTCATCACTGGCGAGTGGGACTATGCAGGTCTTACTGAGAAGCTTGAGGCGAAGGGAGTCCACTTCGGTAGTGAAATCATCGAGAAGCCATCGATATTTATGAGCATACTTGGCTTCTTATTACCTATAGTAACCTTCATCATCATGGCTCTGATATTATCCAAGATACTTTTCAAGGATATGGGAGGCGGACTAGATAAGTTCGGCTTCGGCAAATCGGGTGCCAAGGTATATGTTAAAGGCAAGCAAAAGAAGACCTTCGAAGATGTCGCAGGTCAAGAGGAAGCGAAGGAGATGCTCCTTGAGATAGTCGACTTCCTGCACTACCCTGAAAGGTACGCCAAGATAGGCGCGAACCTTCCTAAAGGCGCGCTACTTGTAGGACCTCCAGGAACAGGTAAGACGCTACTTGCACAAGCAGTTGCGGGCGAGGCTGATGTGCCTTTCATCTCTATATCAGGTTCGTCCTTCGTAGAGATGTTCGTAGGACTTGCAGCCAAGAGGGTCAGAGACTTATTCAAGGAAGCACAAGAGAAGGCGCCTTGCATCATATTCATAGACGAGATCGACGCCATAGGTAAGTCGCGTGAAGCAAGTTTCTCTTCAAATGACGAGAGAGAGCAAGCACTTAACCAACTACTTACTGAGATGGACGGCTTCGACTCTAAGAAGGGTATAGTAATCTTAGCAGCGACAAACAGACCAGAAGTACTAGATCCTGCACTACTTCGTCCAGGCCGATTTGACAGGCGTATACCAGTAGAGCTACCGGACCTTAACGGCAGAATCGCCGTTTTGAAGGTGCACTCTAAGAACATTAAGATGGCCGACGATGTAGATTTTAAGAAGATAGGTCTACTTACTGCTGGCGCATCAGGAGCCGACCTTGCTAATATTGTGAACGAGGCGGCACTTAGAGCGGTTAGAAACAAAAGAGATTATGTAATACAAGAAGACCTCCAAGAGTCTGTAGAAGTAGTCATAGTCGGCTACCAAAGAAAGACTATGATTATATCGAAGAAGGAGCGCGAGATGATCAGCTACCACGAAGTTGGTCACGCGATAGTTGCTGCGGTGCAAAAGAAGAGCGCCCCAGTTGAGAAGATCACAATCATACCGAGGACTTCAGGCGCACTTGGCTACACACTGCAATCCGATACAGAAGAGAAGTTCCTTATGGACAAGGAAGAGCTATTCAATATGATGGTTACAGCATCAGGTGGTAGAGCCGCTGAAGAGATAGTCTTTGGCGAGATCACTACAGGTGCAAGTAACGACATAGAGCAGATCACAAACATCGCAAGGAACATGGTTATGCGCTACGGTATGAGCGACGATTTCCCTATGATGAGCCTTATGAGCGAGGGCAGCCGCTACCTTGGAGGAAGGGGCGAGCTTACTGCGAGTGAGGAGACTTTTGCTAAGGTTGATAGCATAGTTAAAAAACTCATTGCGGACGCTTACGAAAAGGCGAAGGAGATACTTCGTGAGAACAGAACTAAGCTTGATAGCATTTCAAAATTCCTTATCGAGAAGGAAACCATCAGTGGAGAAGAGTTTATGAAGATCTTTAACGAGAGTGATGCTAAAGAAGCTGAAGAAAATTCTGATAGCGAGGAGCCTATTAGCACAGAAGAAAATACTAATAGCGATGAGCCTATTAACACAGAAGAAGATACTAATAGTGACGAGCCTATTAACACAGAAGAAAAAACAAAAGATGACGAGGCTAGCAAGACAGAAAATATTGACGATACTAATGAAGAATATAAGGAGTAG
- a CDS encoding phosphodiester glycosidase family protein has product MKLKRFASIALSATLALSILSQSSFAYIINEERKDEYLASGVQRSHIERFTSEGWQNFNVLTIDTSNQMNEIKAIFNTDGLIHRTNVKDMVSVHGAVAGVNGDYFNYQPLPSTLGLIVNDGKLISTTQEGANNLPVFYQGSAGDAHVGFITQSVDVINPLSGEKYHITGVNKAFQGYKYMSLLTRDWNTKSFGAKSSNMTEVLVVNGVVADVRTNGEPFDIPADGYVLSQNDSPLAGLTLGTPLELQVSSSIDHKGLKFAMGGGSIILQDGVATATNIVNKGRHPRTGIGVSQDYSKIVIITADGRNGYAGLSQKEFGELFKSFGCYNALNLDGGGSTTMVKNTKAMDGAKIINKPSGGTPRSVVSGVGVFSKDTAGAVQRIELELDSDKAFPGIPVNYSIKAYDARNNPVKVDANGIMASATNATCTNNSVIGTAEGLAEVTVSYQGIAATKTMEVLSEPVELRSSIESINAKPGDKYTIGEIIGLDRLGRSAKIAPSSITFSIWGKIGAMNKNVFTASSNTGFGYITMGLGTTYKNIPVTIGFNSKPLVDLENLNNLRASSYPADKVKASLALSKDAKSGKAAVELRYDFSKLDDSRAAYMSFAKPLVLEGKPKRLGIWVKGDAKGAMLKATIKDSEDFIEQISFTEKINFKDYRYLEAEIPDNEAYPYSLLNIYVGSSNNSAMVKSKVIIDSIDLLYEHVFENAIDNSSVLEDEQKGFIPKTVGGEYLVVSGYDAAQDKNFQGAKAAIINKLNRVDSAVVLSNYDAAFKKAINKNLLKNADTFSTSATTNAFILNLNTKKRSLRLSDAKQWNYIKESLANITQNNVVVTTTSPIFGKGGFTDKKEARLLHQKFKELSEMGKNVYVVSGSNEASLKILDGVRYIKVFNKSIKSKADLVKRGYVQFTFNPDSSSYMLANY; this is encoded by the coding sequence ATGAAATTAAAACGCTTTGCAAGTATCGCACTTAGTGCTACGCTTGCTTTATCAATCTTAAGTCAAAGTTCTTTTGCGTATATAATTAACGAAGAGAGAAAGGACGAGTACTTGGCTAGTGGTGTACAAAGGTCGCACATCGAAAGGTTCACATCTGAGGGCTGGCAAAACTTCAATGTCTTGACCATCGATACGTCTAATCAGATGAATGAGATCAAGGCGATCTTCAACACTGACGGTCTTATCCACAGAACTAATGTCAAGGACATGGTCTCGGTGCACGGTGCTGTTGCTGGGGTCAATGGTGACTACTTTAACTATCAACCGCTTCCGTCGACTTTGGGTCTTATTGTCAATGACGGCAAGCTTATAAGTACCACTCAAGAGGGTGCGAACAACTTGCCTGTCTTCTACCAAGGAAGTGCTGGAGATGCGCATGTTGGTTTTATCACTCAATCTGTTGATGTTATAAACCCTCTAAGCGGGGAGAAGTATCACATAACTGGTGTGAATAAGGCTTTCCAAGGCTACAAGTACATGAGCCTTCTAACTAGGGATTGGAACACTAAGAGTTTCGGTGCTAAGTCTAGTAATATGACTGAGGTTCTTGTTGTGAATGGTGTTGTTGCGGATGTAAGGACTAACGGTGAGCCATTTGACATACCAGCTGACGGCTACGTTCTTAGCCAAAATGACTCTCCACTTGCTGGTCTTACTCTTGGCACTCCTCTTGAATTGCAAGTTTCTTCGAGTATAGACCACAAGGGACTAAAATTTGCTATGGGCGGCGGCTCTATCATCTTACAAGATGGTGTAGCGACTGCAACTAATATTGTTAATAAAGGAAGACATCCTAGAACTGGTATAGGTGTTTCACAAGACTACTCCAAGATAGTCATCATCACAGCTGATGGTAGAAACGGCTATGCGGGTCTTAGCCAAAAGGAATTCGGCGAGCTTTTCAAGAGTTTTGGCTGCTACAACGCGCTTAACCTTGATGGCGGCGGTTCGACTACCATGGTCAAGAATACTAAGGCGATGGATGGAGCTAAGATTATAAACAAGCCTTCGGGCGGCACTCCAAGATCTGTTGTATCGGGAGTTGGTGTATTTTCTAAGGATACCGCAGGCGCTGTTCAAAGGATCGAGCTTGAGCTTGACTCGGATAAGGCCTTTCCTGGCATACCAGTTAACTATAGCATTAAAGCGTACGATGCAAGGAACAATCCTGTAAAGGTCGATGCTAATGGCATTATGGCATCTGCTACGAATGCTACTTGCACAAATAACTCTGTGATCGGCACAGCTGAAGGACTAGCTGAAGTGACTGTTAGCTACCAAGGCATAGCTGCCACTAAGACTATGGAAGTTTTGTCAGAGCCTGTTGAGCTAAGAAGCTCGATCGAGAGCATAAACGCAAAACCTGGCGACAAGTATACTATAGGTGAGATTATAGGTCTTGATAGACTTGGACGCAGCGCAAAGATTGCACCATCTAGCATCACTTTCTCCATCTGGGGCAAGATTGGTGCGATGAATAAAAATGTCTTCACTGCCTCATCTAATACTGGCTTCGGCTATATTACCATGGGCTTGGGGACTACTTACAAGAACATCCCTGTGACTATAGGCTTTAACTCAAAGCCGCTTGTGGACCTTGAAAACCTTAACAATCTTAGGGCATCAAGCTATCCAGCTGACAAGGTTAAGGCTAGCCTTGCCTTATCAAAGGACGCAAAGAGTGGAAAGGCCGCGGTTGAACTAAGATACGACTTCTCGAAGCTTGACGACTCGAGAGCCGCTTACATGAGCTTTGCAAAGCCTCTTGTTTTAGAAGGTAAGCCAAAGAGACTTGGTATATGGGTTAAGGGCGACGCCAAGGGTGCTATGCTTAAGGCGACTATCAAGGACAGCGAAGACTTTATTGAGCAAATCAGCTTTACTGAAAAAATTAACTTCAAGGACTACAGATATCTTGAGGCAGAAATTCCTGACAACGAGGCATATCCATACTCGCTTCTTAATATATACGTGGGCAGCTCCAACAACTCTGCCATGGTCAAGTCTAAAGTCATTATCGACTCGATCGACCTACTATATGAGCACGTATTTGAAAACGCAATCGATAACTCCTCTGTCTTGGAAGATGAGCAAAAGGGCTTTATACCTAAGACTGTAGGTGGAGAGTACCTTGTAGTTAGTGGCTACGACGCAGCTCAAGATAAAAACTTCCAAGGTGCGAAGGCTGCCATCATAAATAAGCTTAACAGAGTTGACTCTGCGGTAGTTTTGTCAAACTATGACGCTGCTTTCAAGAAGGCCATAAACAAAAACCTTCTTAAGAACGCGGACACATTCTCGACAAGCGCAACGACAAATGCCTTCATCTTGAACCTTAATACAAAGAAGAGATCGCTAAGGCTGTCGGACGCTAAACAGTGGAACTACATCAAAGAGAGCCTTGCCAATATCACGCAAAACAACGTTGTAGTGACTACGACTAGTCCAATCTTCGGCAAGGGTGGCTTTACTGACAAGAAAGAAGCAAGGCTATTGCACCAAAAGTTCAAAGAGCTCTCCGAGATGGGTAAGAACGTCTACGTTGTATCTGGCTCTAACGAAGCATCACTTAAGATACTTGACGGCGTAAGGTACATCAAGGTCTTCAACAAGTCTATCAAGTCGAAGGCAGACCTTGTGAAGAGAGGCTACGTGCAATTTACTTTCAACCCTGATAGTAGTAGCTACATGCTTGCAAATTATTAA
- a CDS encoding copper amine oxidase N-terminal domain-containing protein translates to MKKIRNILAIAMALVLLVGLVPMKDNTLVAKTKEIDKVVIETNFKDVYGIGKEIKPVDVKVLEGEVDVKFECWTGEGKVLKPPYHGEVFNAGGEYRFSIELIPKAGYDFPKGKMFSYDTSDKPSKWADFVYDGIQAGLKEMFGNKSIHYTFLAEDYVKDLALDKQVEKTEEKPVEKVELAPLADNELRAVITIGSKAINKVSLAGENKTEMDAAAYIKNGRTMLPLRFVAEALGLSVEWVGETRTAIVQDSQYKVEIPVDTNKIIVNGIETTSDVKPEIVNGRTMLAVANIARALGLEDGKGIVWDAATKQVTLTRAINQ, encoded by the coding sequence ATGAAAAAGATAAGAAATATTTTAGCCATCGCCATGGCTTTGGTATTATTAGTGGGTCTTGTGCCAATGAAGGACAATACGCTTGTGGCTAAGACTAAGGAGATTGATAAGGTAGTTATAGAAACTAACTTTAAAGATGTTTATGGCATAGGTAAGGAGATTAAGCCTGTCGATGTGAAGGTTCTTGAAGGAGAAGTTGATGTTAAATTTGAATGTTGGACAGGTGAAGGAAAGGTACTTAAACCACCATATCATGGTGAGGTATTTAATGCAGGCGGGGAATATAGGTTCTCAATAGAGCTTATCCCTAAGGCTGGTTATGATTTTCCAAAGGGTAAGATGTTTTCATATGATACATCAGATAAACCATCAAAGTGGGCAGACTTTGTCTATGATGGTATTCAAGCTGGTCTTAAAGAGATGTTCGGAAATAAGTCTATACACTACACTTTTTTAGCGGAAGACTATGTAAAGGACTTAGCTTTAGATAAGCAAGTAGAAAAGACTGAAGAAAAGCCAGTAGAAAAAGTAGAGCTTGCGCCACTTGCAGATAATGAACTTAGAGCCGTTATCACTATAGGCTCCAAGGCTATTAACAAGGTGAGTCTTGCAGGAGAAAACAAAACTGAGATGGACGCAGCAGCCTACATTAAAAACGGTAGAACTATGCTTCCACTAAGATTCGTTGCAGAAGCTCTTGGCTTAAGCGTTGAGTGGGTAGGAGAGACAAGAACAGCCATAGTTCAAGACAGTCAATACAAGGTTGAGATCCCTGTTGACACAAACAAGATCATCGTTAATGGCATAGAAACTACAAGCGACGTTAAGCCAGAAATCGTTAATGGCAGAACTATGCTAGCAGTTGCAAACATCGCAAGAGCCCTTGGCCTAGAAGATGGCAAAGGCATAGTATGGGACGCAGCTACTAAACAAGTAACACTTACAAGAGCCATTAATCAATAA
- a CDS encoding copper amine oxidase N-terminal domain-containing protein translates to MKKIRNILAIAMALVLLVGLVPMKDNTLVAKTKEIDKVVIETNFKDVYGIGKEIKPVDVKVLEGEVDVKFECWTGEGKVLKPPYHGEVFNAGGEYRFSIELIPKAGYDFPKGKMFSYDTSDKPSKWADFVYDGIQAGLKEMFGNKSIHYTFLAEDYVKDLALDKQVEKTEEKPVEKVELAPLADNELRAVITIGSKAINKVSLAGENKTEMDAAAYIKNGRTMLPLRFVAEALGLSVEWVGETRTAIVQDSQYKVEIPVDTNKIIVNGIETTSDVKPEIVNGRTMLAVANIARALGLEDGKGIVWDAATKQVTLTRAINQ, encoded by the coding sequence ATGAAAAAGATAAGAAATATTTTAGCCATCGCCATGGCTTTGGTATTATTAGTGGGTCTTGTGCCAATGAAGGACAATACGCTTGTGGCTAAGACTAAGGAGATTGATAAGGTAGTTATAGAAACTAACTTTAAAGATGTTTATGGCATAGGTAAGGAGATTAAGCCTGTCGATGTGAAGGTTCTTGAAGGAGAAGTTGATGTTAAATTTGAATGTTGGACAGGTGAAGGAAAGGTACTTAAACCACCATATCATGGTGAGGTATTTAATGCAGGCGGGGAATATAGGTTCTCAATAGAGCTTATCCCTAAGGCTGGTTATGATTTTCCAAAGGGTAAGATGTTTTCATATGATACATCAGATAAACCATCAAAGTGGGCAGACTTTGTCTATGATGGTATTCAAGCTGGTCTTAAAGAGATGTTCGGAAATAAGTCTATACACTACACTTTTTTAGCGGAAGACTATGTAAAGGACTTAGCTTTAGATAAGCAAGTAGAAAAGACTGAAGAAAAGCCAGTAGAAAAAGTAGAGCTTGCGCCACTTGCAGATAATGAACTTAGAGCCGTTATCACTATAGGCTCCAAGGCTATTAACAAGGTGAGTCTTGCAGGAGAAAACAAAACTGAGATGGACGCAGCAGCATACATTAAAAACGGTAGAACTATGCTTCCACTAAGATTCGTTGCAGAAGCTCTTGGCTTAAGCGTTGAGTGGGTAGGAGAGACAAGAACAGCCATAGTTCAAGACAGTCAATACAAGGTTGAGATCCCTGTTGACACAAACAAGATCATCGTTAATGGCATAGAAACTACAAGCGACGTTAAGCCAGAAATCGTTAATGGCAGAACTATGCTAGCAGTTGCAAACATCGCAAGAGCCCTTGGCCTAGAAGATGGCAAAGGCATAGTATGGGACGCAGCTACTAAACAAGTAACACTTACAAGAGCCATTAATCAATAA
- a CDS encoding copper amine oxidase N-terminal domain-containing protein gives MKKIRNILSIALVFVMLIGFAPVNVFAGETGTQTPAQTNTGTPQQPPAVDPVAKAKEEAKTKVDSLTYLSTEDKNRALGTIRDAQTVDEAKNAASEAETKDKKAETTAKEAAKTKVSNDPYLSAEEKRVATAAIEGAQDKAVLDRVVADTNRLSANNRDAATRKNIIIKDSSFGYAEVNVNPAVVGQTVTVKAYPNSGYVVDSIVVTDASGHVLDLRNFEYKNYYNEYPYWYGRYGYKYSYRYNFYDYRRWCYDTNSTVRSFSNYKYWCRLNNYTVDEDDYDDFIYWYDRYDDDDYYNWRYDRSYTYYDKADFTMPESNVTVTVTFTSAPYWRDGYYYDSRTGTYRRYYDDDDYYYYRYRRNKKSNYYERQAKADEEENDKAEEEKKAPVLKSESRAVITIGSTILNKADMSGQSIMAMDVAAYVKDGRTMLPIRYVAEALGLQVSWVKETRTVLIWDGINRIEIPVDTNKMIVNSVPYINDVKPEMKNGRTMLAVANIARMLGLQDGQDITWDAGKQQVTFVRKIYSK, from the coding sequence ATGAAAAAGATAAGAAATATTTTATCGATAGCATTAGTCTTTGTAATGCTTATAGGCTTCGCTCCTGTGAATGTATTTGCTGGGGAGACAGGAACTCAAACTCCAGCACAAACTAATACAGGAACACCACAACAACCACCAGCAGTTGACCCTGTAGCAAAGGCTAAAGAAGAAGCTAAGACAAAAGTTGATTCTTTAACTTATTTATCAACAGAAGATAAGAATCGTGCACTAGGAACAATTAGAGATGCTCAAACTGTAGATGAGGCAAAAAATGCAGCTAGCGAAGCAGAAACTAAAGATAAAAAAGCAGAAACAACAGCAAAAGAAGCGGCTAAGACAAAGGTTTCTAACGACCCATATTTATCAGCAGAAGAAAAACGTGTAGCAACTGCTGCAATCGAAGGCGCTCAAGATAAGGCTGTATTAGATAGAGTAGTTGCAGATACTAATAGATTATCTGCAAACAATAGAGATGCAGCAACAAGAAAGAATATAATTATAAAAGATTCATCATTTGGATATGCAGAAGTAAATGTTAATCCAGCTGTTGTTGGTCAAACAGTAACTGTAAAGGCTTATCCAAACAGTGGCTATGTTGTTGACAGTATTGTAGTAACAGATGCATCTGGACATGTTCTTGATTTAAGAAATTTCGAATACAAAAACTACTACAATGAATATCCATACTGGTACGGAAGATATGGCTACAAGTACTCTTACAGATACAACTTCTACGACTACAGACGTTGGTGCTACGACACTAACAGCACTGTACGTAGCTTTAGTAACTACAAATATTGGTGTAGGTTAAATAATTACACTGTAGATGAGGATGATTATGATGATTTCATCTACTGGTATGACAGATATGACGATGATGATTATTATAATTGGCGTTATGATCGTAGTTACACTTACTATGACAAGGCTGACTTTACAATGCCAGAGAGCAATGTAACAGTTACAGTAACATTTACAAGTGCTCCTTACTGGCGTGACGGATATTACTACGACAGCAGAACTGGAACTTACAGACGTTACTACGATGATGACGACTATTATTATTACAGATATCGCAGAAACAAAAAGTCTAACTACTACGAAAGACAAGCTAAAGCTGATGAGGAAGAAAATGACAAGGCTGAGGAAGAAAAGAAGGCTCCTGTTCTAAAATCTGAATCAAGGGCGGTTATCACTATCGGCTCAACTATCCTTAACAAGGCTGACATGAGTGGCCAATCCATCATGGCTATGGACGTTGCTGCTTATGTTAAGGACGGCAGAACTATGCTTCCAATAAGATATGTTGCTGAGGCTCTTGGCTTACAAGTTTCTTGGGTTAAGGAAACTAGAACTGTTCTTATTTGGGACGGTATAAACAGAATTGAAATCCCTGTTGACACTAACAAGATGATCGTCAACTCTGTACCATATATTAACGATGTTAAACCTGAAATGAAGAACGGAAGAACTATGCTTGCTGTTGCAAACATTGCTAGAATGTTAGGCCTTCAAGATGGTCAAGACATTACTTGGGATGCTGGAAAGCAACAAGTAACTTTCGTAAGAAAAATTTACTCTAAATAA